The Chiloscyllium plagiosum isolate BGI_BamShark_2017 chromosome 43, ASM401019v2, whole genome shotgun sequence genome includes a window with the following:
- the LOC122543364 gene encoding cytochrome c oxidase assembly protein COX14 homolog has product MVSSKRLADIGYRMFSGSMILLTIYGGYLCSARAYRYFQRQKALKAAAEDQVNEMIKD; this is encoded by the coding sequence ATGGTGTCCTCCAAGAGGCTTGCAGATattgggtacagaatgttctctggATCAATGATATTACTGACAATATATGGTGGTTATCTGTGTAGTGCCCGTGCCTACCGCTACTTCCAGAGACAAAAGGCTTTAAAGGCAGCAGCTGAAGACCAAGTCAATGAAATGATAAAGGACTAA